One window from the genome of Cucumis melo cultivar AY chromosome 12, USDA_Cmelo_AY_1.0, whole genome shotgun sequence encodes:
- the LOC103497092 gene encoding cytochrome P450 86A1 — MANDDAVFPFLSFFLFLILTYFIWFHFLARKLTGPPVWPLIGSLPALISNRRRLHDWIAGNLRATGGAATYQTCTVALPFIAKRQGFYTVTCHPRNIEHVLRTRFENYPKGPDWQAAFHDLLGQGIFNSDGEIWLIQRKTAALEFTTRTLRQAMDRWVNRTIRTRLWCILEKAAEYKTAVDLQDLLLRLTFDNICGLTFGKDPQTLSPELPANPFALAFDTATEATLQRLLYPGLLWRLEKVLGIGMERRLKKSLKVVEEYINDAVAARNKESPSDDLLSRFMKKRDSDRFSTAVLHRIALNFVLAGRDTSSVALTWFFWLVMNHPDVEEKILSEISTVLRQTRGDDPRRWIEEPLVFDEADKLVYLKAALAETLRLYPSVPEDFKYVVADDVLPDGTFVPAGSTVTYSIYSVGRMKSIWGEDCTEFKPERWLSPAGDRFEGPKDAYKFVAFNAGPRTCLGKDLAYLQMKSVASAVLLRYRLMPVPGHRVEQKMSLTLFMKNGLRVYLHPRQLG, encoded by the exons ATGGCCAACGACGACGCCGTTTTCCCCTTCCtctcttttttcctctttctcattCTCACTTACTTCATTTGGTTCCATTTCCTCGCCCGTAAACTCACCGGTCCACCGGTATGGCCGCTCATCGGCAGCCTCCCGGCTCTCATCTCCAACCGCCGACGCCTCCACGACTGGATCGCCGGAAACCTCCGAGCCACAGGCGGCGCTGCCACTTACCAAACATGCACGGTAGCACTTCCCTTCATAGCTAAAAGACAAGGATTTTACACTGTCACGTGCCATCCTAGAAACATCGAGCACGTGCTTCGAACCCGGTTCGAAAACTACCCGAAAGGACCGGATTGGCAAGCGGCTTTTCACGATTTGTTAGGCCAAGGGATTTTCAATAGCGACGGAGAAATTTGGCTGATTCAACGGAAGACGGCGGCGCTTGAGTTCACCACGAGGACCCTCCGCCAAGCGATGGACCGTTGGGTGAATCGGACGATAAGGACGAGGTTGTGGTGTATATTGGAGAAGGCGGCGGAGTATAAGACGGCGGTGGATTTACAGGATTTGTTGCTCCGATTAACATTCGATAATATTTGTGGACTGACTTTTGGGAAAGATCCACAAACTTTGTCGCCGGAGTTGCCGGCAAATCCGTTTGCTTTGGCGTTTGATACCGCCACTGAAGCCACCCTTCAGCGCCTTCTTTACCCTGGCCTTTTATGGAG GTTGGAGAAGGTTTTGGGCATTGGAATGGAAAGAAGGTTAAAGAAGAGTTTGAAAGTAGTTGAAGAATACATAAACGACGCTGTTGCAGCCCGTAATAAAGAATCTCCCTCCGACGACTTATTATCCCGTTTCATGAAGAAACGAGACAGCGACCGCTTCTCCACCGCCGTCCTCCACCGTATTGCCTTAAACTTCGTCCTCGCCGGTCGTGACACCTCCTCCGTGGCTCTCACGTGGTTCTTTTGGCTCGTAATGAACCACCCGGACGTGGAGGAAAAAATCCTCTCTGAAATCTCAACCGTCCTTCGCCAGACACGTGGCGACGACCCACGCCGTTGGATCGAAGAGCCGTTGGTGTTCGACGAAGCCGATAAATTGGTGTACTTAAAAGCCGCATTGGCCGAAACACTGCGTTTATACCCTTCCGTACCGGAGGATTTCAAGTATGTCGTGGCTGATGACGTGTTGCCAGATGGCACTTTTGTGCCAGCTGGTTCGACGGTGACGTATTCGATTTACTCTGTTGGGAGGATGAAGAGCATTTGGGGGGAGGATTGTACGGAGTTTAAACCGGAACGGTGGTTGTCTCCGGCCGGTGACCGGTTCGAGGGGCCAAAAGATGCTTATAAGTTTGTGGCGTTCAATGCTGGACCGAGGACTTGTTTGGGGAAAGATTTGGCTTATTTGCAAATGAAGTCTGTTGCCTCGGCCGTACTCCTCCGGTATCGGCTAATGCCGGTTCCCGGTCACCGGGTGGAACAGAAAATGTCTCTTACTCTTTTTATGAAGAATGGGCTTCGGGTTTATTTACATCCTCGCCAGCTCGGCTAG
- the LOC103497093 gene encoding phosphomethylpyrimidine synthase, chloroplastic isoform X2 yields MASVHATITPAVGKSVNRSSPTKSLNTAFLPGFDVVGRVASACKDLHPSSITLAPRATLTFDPPETSTEKAKNSKHTIDPSSPDFLPLPSFEQCFPKSTKEHKEVVHEETGHVLKVPFRRVHLSGDEPNFDNYDTSGPQNINPRIGLPKLRKDWVDRRDKLGAPRCTQMYYAKQGIITEEMLFCATREKLDPEFVRSEVARGRAIIPSNKNHLELEPMIVGRNFLVKVNANIGNSAVASSIEEEVYKVQWATMWGADTVMDLSTGRHIHETREWILRNSSVPVGTVPIYQALEKVNGIAENLTWEIFRETLIEQAEQGVDYFTIHAGVLLRYIPLTAKRMTGIVSRGGSIHAKWCLAHHKENFAYEHWDDILDICNQYDISLSIGDGLRPGSIYDANDTAQFAELLTQGELTRRAWEKDVQVMNEGPGHIPMHKIPENMQKQLEWCNEAPFYTLGPLTTDVAPGYDHITSAIGAANIGALGTALLCYVTPKEHLGLPNRDDVKAGVIAYKIAAHAADLAKGHPHAQSWDDALSKARFEFRWMDQFALSLDPMTAMSFHDETLPSEGAKVAHFCSMCGPKFCSMKITEDVRKYAEEHGYGTAEEALQQGMDAMSAEFLAAKKTISGEQHGETGGEIYLPASYVESQKR; encoded by the exons ATGGCGTCAGTTCATGCTACTATAACACCGGCTGTTGGTAAGAGTGTGAACCGTTCCTCTCCTACGAAATCACTTAATACTGCCTTCTTGCCTGGGTTTGACGTGGTTGGGCGTGTTGCCAGTGCATGCAAGGACTTACACCCTTCATCAATTACCTTAGCTCCTAGAGCCACTTTAACCTTTGATCCCCCTGAAACTAGTACAGAGAAAGCCAAGAACAGTAAACATACAATTGATCCTTCATCTCCTGATTTTCTGCCACTTCCTTCATTTGAGCAGTGTTTCCCAAAAAGCACAAAAGAACACAA GGAAGTCGTTCATGAAGAAACTGGGCATGTGCTCAAAGTACCTTTTCGTCGGGTTCATTTATCTGGTGATGAACCAAACTTTGATAATTATGACACCAGTGGTCCTCAAAACATCAACCCCCGTATTG GATTGCCAAAACTTAGGAAGGACTGGGTTGATAGGAGGGACAAATTAGGTGCTCCAAGATGCACACAGATGTATTATGCCAAGCAAGGAATCATTACTGAGGAAATGTTGTTTTGTGCCACTCGTGAGAAGCTTGACCCAGAGTTTGTGAGGTCAGAGGTTGCTCGAGGGCGGGCAATCATCCCTTCCAACAAGAATCATTTGGAGTTGGAGCCCATGATTGTGGGTAGAAATTTCTTGGTCAAAGTAAATGCAAATATTGGAAACTCCGCTGTAGCAAGTTCTATTGAAGAAGAAGTTTATAAAGTCCAATGGGCGACCATGTGGGGAGCTGATACTGTAATGGACCTCTCTACTGGTCGTCACATACATGAGACCCGTGAGTGGATATTGCGTAATTCATCTGTACCCGTAGGAACTGTTCCCATATATCAGGCACTTGAGAAAGTGAATGGAATAGCTGAAAATCTCACCTGGGAAATTTTCAGGGAAACACTGATTGAACAAGCTGAGCAGGGTGTAGATTATTTTACCATTCATGCTGGGGTCTTACTTCGATACATCCCTCTAACAGCAAAAAGAATGACAGGAATTGTATCACGTGGAGGATCTATTCATGCAAAGTGGTGTTTGGCTCATCATAAGGAAAATTTCGCTTATGAACACTGGGATGACATACTTGACATCTGTAATCAGTATGATATATCCCTATCAATTGGTGATGGGCTGAGACCTGGTTCAATTTATGATGCCAACGACACTGCTCAATTTGCAGAGCTCCTAACTCAGGGCGAACTGACTCGTAGAGCATGGGAAAAAGATGTGCAG GTAATGAATGAAGGACCTGGGCATATCCCAATGCATAAGATCCCTGAAAACATGCAAAAACAGCTTGAGTGGTGTAATGAAGCTCCTTTTTACACTCTTGGTCCTTTGACTACAGATGTAGCCCCTGGATATGACCACATTACCTCTGCCATTGGAGCTGCCAATATTGGTGCTCTTGGCACGGCCCTTCTCTGTTATGTTACACCGAAAGAGCATCTAGGTTTGCCAAATCGAGATGATGTGAAGGCTGGAGTAATAGCATATAAGATAGCTGCTCATGCAGCTGATCTAGCCAAAGGTCACCCACATGCTCAATCATGGGATGATGCACTGAGCAAGGCGAGGTTTGAGTTCCGATGGATGGATCAATTTGCTTTGTCATTGGACCCTATGACTGCCATGTCATTTCATGATGAAACCTTGCCATCAGAAGGTGCCAAGGTGGCTCACTTCTGCTCCATGTGTGGACCCAAATTCTGCTCCATGAAGATAACAGAGGATGTGCGGAAGTATGCTGAAGAACATGGGTACGGGACTGCAGAGGAAGCTCTGCAGCAAGGGATGGATGCTATGAGTGCTGAGTTCTTGGCTGCAAAGAAAACCATTAGTGGTGAACAACATGGTGAAACTGGTGGGGAAATCTACTTGCCTGCAAGCTACGTGGAGTCCCAGAAGAGGTGA